In Syngnathus acus chromosome 5, fSynAcu1.2, whole genome shotgun sequence, a genomic segment contains:
- the LOC119123470 gene encoding cytochrome c oxidase subunit 6C-1, giving the protein MSLAKPVMRGLLGKRLRFHLPIAFGLSILAAAAFKYTVTEPRKQAYAEFYKQYDAVKEFNAMREAGVFESARPSGD; this is encoded by the exons ATGTCGCTGGCCAAGCCGGTGATGCGAGGTCTGCTGGGAAAGCGCCTGCGCTTTCATCTGCCCATTGCCTTCGGGTTGTCCATCCTGGCAGCCGCTGCCTTCAAG TACACAGTGACGGAGCCGCGCAAGCAAGCCTATGCTGAGTTCTACAAGCAGTACGACGCCGTCAAGGAGTTCAACGCCATGCGGGAGGCCGGAGTCTTTGAGAGCGCGCGGCCCTCTGGAGATTAA
- the LOC119123430 gene encoding serine/threonine-protein kinase 4-like isoform X1 — MESRDKVQMRNHPRRQLKKLSEDSLTKQPEEVFDVLEKLGEGSYGSVFKAHYRETGEIVAIKQVPVESDLQEIIKEISIMQQCNSSHRSSLLLSPHVVRYYGSYFKNSDLWIVMEYCGAGSVSDIIRIRNKTLSEEEMASILQSTLKGLEYLHFMRKIHRDIKAGNILLNTDGQAKLADFGVAGQLTDTMAKRNTVIGTPFWMAPEVIQEIGYNCVADIWSLGITAIEMAEGRPPYADIHPMRAIFMIPSNPPPTLRDPDAWSPQFRDFVSQCLVKNPEKRATATQLLQHAFIKAAKPGSILRALINDAMDIKAKRQQAVHAERDDENDDANSEEDDEADQGTMVRAGPGGLATMRAATTSGQPDPNDQTGSVRSQLGTMIINSDDEDEAGTMKRTDEASPPAKPSFLEYFEQKEKEASSRGVDRKAPADAHLEPASSWSVEDLRVRLAALDPQMEQEMEEIRQRYQAKRKPILDAIETKKRRQRQDNL, encoded by the exons ATGGAGAGCAGGGACAAGGTGCAGATGCGGAACCATCCTCGCAG GCAGCTGAAGAAGTTGAGCGAGGACAGCCTGACCAAGCAGCCCGAGGAAGTGTTTGACGTCCTGGAGAAGTTGGGTGAAGG GTCGTACGGCTCCGTGTTCAAGGCTCACTACCGAGAGACGGGAGAGATCGTGGCCATCAAACAGGTTCCCGTCGAGTCAGACCTGCAGGAGATCATCAAAGAGATCTCCATCATGCAGCAGTGCAACAG CAGTCATCGTTCTTCCTTGCTGCTCAGTCCACATGTGGTGCGCTACTACGGCAGCTACTTCAAGAACAGCGACCTGTGGATTGTCATGGAATACTGTGGGGCCGGTTCCGTGTCCGACATCATACGCATACGCAACAAGACG CTGAGCGAGGAGGAGATGGCCAGCATCCTTCAGTCCACACTCAAGGGATTGGAGTATCTTCACTTTATGAGGAAAATCCACCGTGACATCAAGGCGGGAAATATCCTGCTCAACACGGACGGTCAGGCCAAGCTAGCCGACTTTGGCGTTGCCGGTCAGCTGACG GACAccatggccaagcggaacacGGTCATCGGGACACCCTTCTGGATGGCGCCCGAGGTGATCCAGGAGATTGGCTACAACTGCGTGGCTGACATCTGGTCGCTCGGCATCACCGCCATCGAGATGGCCGAGGGCAGGCCGCCCTACGCTGACATCCACCCCATGAGG GCCATCTTCATGATCCCCAGCAACCCCCCGCCGACGCTGCGTGACCCGGACGCGTGGTCGCCTCAGTTCCGGGACTTTGTGAGCCAGTGTTTGGTGAAGAACCCCGAGAAGCGGGCCACCGCCACACAGCTGCTGCAG CACGCTTTCATCAAGGCGGCCAAGCCTGGCAGCATCCTGAGAGCGCTCATCAACGACGCCATGGACATTAAAGCCAAACGCCAGCAGGCGGTACACGCCGAGCGGGATGACGAAAATGATGACGCCAATTCT GAAGAAGACGACGAGGCGGACCAAGGGACCATGGTGAGGGCGGGACCAGGTGGCTTGGCAACCATGCGCGCCGCCACCACGTCAGGCCAACCAGACCCCAACGACCAGACGGGAAGCGTGCGCTCACAGTTGGGCACCATGATCATCAACTCGGACGACGAGGACGAGGCAGGGACCATGAAAA GGACGGACGAGGCGTCTCCGCCCGCCAAGCCGTCCTTCCTGGAATACTTTGAGCAGAAGGAGAAGGAGGCCAGCAGCAGAGGAGTGGACCGCAAAGCACCGGCGGACGCCCATCTAGAGCCG GCGAGTTCGTGGTCGGTGGAGGACCTGCGTGTGCGTCTGGCTGCCTTGGACCCGCAGATGGAGCAAGAAATGGAGGAGATCCGTCAGCGCTACCAGGCCAAGAGGAAACCCATCCTGGACGCCATCGAGACTAAGAAGAGGCGACAGCGGCAGGACAACTTGTGA
- the LOC119123430 gene encoding serine/threonine-protein kinase 4-like isoform X2 — protein MESRDKVQMRNHPRRQLKKLSEDSLTKQPEEVFDVLEKLGEGSYGSVFKAHYRETGEIVAIKQVPVESDLQEIIKEISIMQQCNSHRSSLLLSPHVVRYYGSYFKNSDLWIVMEYCGAGSVSDIIRIRNKTLSEEEMASILQSTLKGLEYLHFMRKIHRDIKAGNILLNTDGQAKLADFGVAGQLTDTMAKRNTVIGTPFWMAPEVIQEIGYNCVADIWSLGITAIEMAEGRPPYADIHPMRAIFMIPSNPPPTLRDPDAWSPQFRDFVSQCLVKNPEKRATATQLLQHAFIKAAKPGSILRALINDAMDIKAKRQQAVHAERDDENDDANSEEDDEADQGTMVRAGPGGLATMRAATTSGQPDPNDQTGSVRSQLGTMIINSDDEDEAGTMKRTDEASPPAKPSFLEYFEQKEKEASSRGVDRKAPADAHLEPASSWSVEDLRVRLAALDPQMEQEMEEIRQRYQAKRKPILDAIETKKRRQRQDNL, from the exons ATGGAGAGCAGGGACAAGGTGCAGATGCGGAACCATCCTCGCAG GCAGCTGAAGAAGTTGAGCGAGGACAGCCTGACCAAGCAGCCCGAGGAAGTGTTTGACGTCCTGGAGAAGTTGGGTGAAGG GTCGTACGGCTCCGTGTTCAAGGCTCACTACCGAGAGACGGGAGAGATCGTGGCCATCAAACAGGTTCCCGTCGAGTCAGACCTGCAGGAGATCATCAAAGAGATCTCCATCATGCAGCAGTGCAACAG TCATCGTTCTTCCTTGCTGCTCAGTCCACATGTGGTGCGCTACTACGGCAGCTACTTCAAGAACAGCGACCTGTGGATTGTCATGGAATACTGTGGGGCCGGTTCCGTGTCCGACATCATACGCATACGCAACAAGACG CTGAGCGAGGAGGAGATGGCCAGCATCCTTCAGTCCACACTCAAGGGATTGGAGTATCTTCACTTTATGAGGAAAATCCACCGTGACATCAAGGCGGGAAATATCCTGCTCAACACGGACGGTCAGGCCAAGCTAGCCGACTTTGGCGTTGCCGGTCAGCTGACG GACAccatggccaagcggaacacGGTCATCGGGACACCCTTCTGGATGGCGCCCGAGGTGATCCAGGAGATTGGCTACAACTGCGTGGCTGACATCTGGTCGCTCGGCATCACCGCCATCGAGATGGCCGAGGGCAGGCCGCCCTACGCTGACATCCACCCCATGAGG GCCATCTTCATGATCCCCAGCAACCCCCCGCCGACGCTGCGTGACCCGGACGCGTGGTCGCCTCAGTTCCGGGACTTTGTGAGCCAGTGTTTGGTGAAGAACCCCGAGAAGCGGGCCACCGCCACACAGCTGCTGCAG CACGCTTTCATCAAGGCGGCCAAGCCTGGCAGCATCCTGAGAGCGCTCATCAACGACGCCATGGACATTAAAGCCAAACGCCAGCAGGCGGTACACGCCGAGCGGGATGACGAAAATGATGACGCCAATTCT GAAGAAGACGACGAGGCGGACCAAGGGACCATGGTGAGGGCGGGACCAGGTGGCTTGGCAACCATGCGCGCCGCCACCACGTCAGGCCAACCAGACCCCAACGACCAGACGGGAAGCGTGCGCTCACAGTTGGGCACCATGATCATCAACTCGGACGACGAGGACGAGGCAGGGACCATGAAAA GGACGGACGAGGCGTCTCCGCCCGCCAAGCCGTCCTTCCTGGAATACTTTGAGCAGAAGGAGAAGGAGGCCAGCAGCAGAGGAGTGGACCGCAAAGCACCGGCGGACGCCCATCTAGAGCCG GCGAGTTCGTGGTCGGTGGAGGACCTGCGTGTGCGTCTGGCTGCCTTGGACCCGCAGATGGAGCAAGAAATGGAGGAGATCCGTCAGCGCTACCAGGCCAAGAGGAAACCCATCCTGGACGCCATCGAGACTAAGAAGAGGCGACAGCGGCAGGACAACTTGTGA
- the LOC119123430 gene encoding serine/threonine-protein kinase 4-like isoform X3: MESRDKVQMRNHPRRQLKKLSEDSLTKQPEEVFDVLEKLGEGSYGSVFKAHYRETGEIVAIKQVPVESDLQEIIKEISIMQQCNSPHVVRYYGSYFKNSDLWIVMEYCGAGSVSDIIRIRNKTLSEEEMASILQSTLKGLEYLHFMRKIHRDIKAGNILLNTDGQAKLADFGVAGQLTDTMAKRNTVIGTPFWMAPEVIQEIGYNCVADIWSLGITAIEMAEGRPPYADIHPMRAIFMIPSNPPPTLRDPDAWSPQFRDFVSQCLVKNPEKRATATQLLQHAFIKAAKPGSILRALINDAMDIKAKRQQAVHAERDDENDDANSEEDDEADQGTMVRAGPGGLATMRAATTSGQPDPNDQTGSVRSQLGTMIINSDDEDEAGTMKRTDEASPPAKPSFLEYFEQKEKEASSRGVDRKAPADAHLEPASSWSVEDLRVRLAALDPQMEQEMEEIRQRYQAKRKPILDAIETKKRRQRQDNL; encoded by the exons ATGGAGAGCAGGGACAAGGTGCAGATGCGGAACCATCCTCGCAG GCAGCTGAAGAAGTTGAGCGAGGACAGCCTGACCAAGCAGCCCGAGGAAGTGTTTGACGTCCTGGAGAAGTTGGGTGAAGG GTCGTACGGCTCCGTGTTCAAGGCTCACTACCGAGAGACGGGAGAGATCGTGGCCATCAAACAGGTTCCCGTCGAGTCAGACCTGCAGGAGATCATCAAAGAGATCTCCATCATGCAGCAGTGCAACAG TCCACATGTGGTGCGCTACTACGGCAGCTACTTCAAGAACAGCGACCTGTGGATTGTCATGGAATACTGTGGGGCCGGTTCCGTGTCCGACATCATACGCATACGCAACAAGACG CTGAGCGAGGAGGAGATGGCCAGCATCCTTCAGTCCACACTCAAGGGATTGGAGTATCTTCACTTTATGAGGAAAATCCACCGTGACATCAAGGCGGGAAATATCCTGCTCAACACGGACGGTCAGGCCAAGCTAGCCGACTTTGGCGTTGCCGGTCAGCTGACG GACAccatggccaagcggaacacGGTCATCGGGACACCCTTCTGGATGGCGCCCGAGGTGATCCAGGAGATTGGCTACAACTGCGTGGCTGACATCTGGTCGCTCGGCATCACCGCCATCGAGATGGCCGAGGGCAGGCCGCCCTACGCTGACATCCACCCCATGAGG GCCATCTTCATGATCCCCAGCAACCCCCCGCCGACGCTGCGTGACCCGGACGCGTGGTCGCCTCAGTTCCGGGACTTTGTGAGCCAGTGTTTGGTGAAGAACCCCGAGAAGCGGGCCACCGCCACACAGCTGCTGCAG CACGCTTTCATCAAGGCGGCCAAGCCTGGCAGCATCCTGAGAGCGCTCATCAACGACGCCATGGACATTAAAGCCAAACGCCAGCAGGCGGTACACGCCGAGCGGGATGACGAAAATGATGACGCCAATTCT GAAGAAGACGACGAGGCGGACCAAGGGACCATGGTGAGGGCGGGACCAGGTGGCTTGGCAACCATGCGCGCCGCCACCACGTCAGGCCAACCAGACCCCAACGACCAGACGGGAAGCGTGCGCTCACAGTTGGGCACCATGATCATCAACTCGGACGACGAGGACGAGGCAGGGACCATGAAAA GGACGGACGAGGCGTCTCCGCCCGCCAAGCCGTCCTTCCTGGAATACTTTGAGCAGAAGGAGAAGGAGGCCAGCAGCAGAGGAGTGGACCGCAAAGCACCGGCGGACGCCCATCTAGAGCCG GCGAGTTCGTGGTCGGTGGAGGACCTGCGTGTGCGTCTGGCTGCCTTGGACCCGCAGATGGAGCAAGAAATGGAGGAGATCCGTCAGCGCTACCAGGCCAAGAGGAAACCCATCCTGGACGCCATCGAGACTAAGAAGAGGCGACAGCGGCAGGACAACTTGTGA